CCTGATTCGCATATTTAGGAGCTGTTCCATGTGTAGCTTCAAAAATAGCGTGGCCGGTTTGATAATTAATATTTGCACCGGGAGCGATTCCTATTCCACCAACAGAAGCTGCAAGAGCATCAGAAACGTAATCTCCATTTAAGTTTAGTGTAGCAATAACATCGTATTCTTTTGGTCGTAACTGTATTTGCTGTAAAAAAGCATCTGCGATAGAATCTTTTATAATTATTTTTCCTTCAGACTCTGCTTTGCTTTGTGCATTATTTGCAGCAGCTTCACCTTCTGCATCCTTAATCCTGTCATATTGAGCCCAGGTAAATACTTTATCACCATATTCGCGTTCAGCCAGTTCATAACCCCAGCTTTTGAAAGCTCCCTCGGTGAATTTCATGATGTTGCCTTTGTGTACGAGTGTTACGCTCTTTCTTCCTTTTAAAATTGCATAGTTAATTGCTGATCTGATTAAGCGCTCACTTCCTTCAATTGAAACCGGTTTTACACCAATGGATGAGGTTTCAGGAAAGCGAATTTGATTAACGCCCATCTCATCCTGAAAGAATTTAATCACTTTTTTTACTTCCGGAGTTCCTGCCATCCACTCAATGCCAGCGTAAATATCTTCCGTATTTTCTCTGAAAATTACCATATCTATCCAACCCGGATTGATCATAGGAGAAGGAACGCCTTCAAACCATCTTACCGGTCTGATGCAAGCGTACAAATCTAATTGCTGTCTTAATGCGACATTTAGTGAGCGTATTCCGCCACCAACCGGTGTGGTTAAAGGACCTTTGATAGCCACTAAATATTCTTTAATAGAATCTAATGTTTCATCCGGCAACCAGCTTCCGCTTTGTTTGAAAGCCTTTTCTCCTGCTAAAACTTCTTTCCATTCAATCTTTTTTTCGCCGTTGTAAGCTTTATTTACTGCGGCATCAATCACTTTTTTGGAGGATGCCCAAATATCAGGACCTGTTCCATCTCCTTCAATAAATGGAATAATCGGATTAGAAGGAACGTTTAATATTCCGTCTTTAATGGTAATTTTAGAAGCTTGAGACATGTTAAATTTTATTTTGTTGTTAGAATTGTGTGCAAATTTAAGATTAATTAAAGAATTTTTTGACTGCACACTCTAAAATATCTTCACTTATAAAATTAAGTTGCCTGCTTTCAAACTTTTTAGTATAATTTTGTCATAAATCAATTTCATGCGTGATCAAATTACAGATGCTG
The Chitinophagaceae bacterium genome window above contains:
- a CDS encoding NADP-dependent isocitrate dehydrogenase yields the protein MSQASKITIKDGILNVPSNPIIPFIEGDGTGPDIWASSKKVIDAAVNKAYNGEKKIEWKEVLAGEKAFKQSGSWLPDETLDSIKEYLVAIKGPLTTPVGGGIRSLNVALRQQLDLYACIRPVRWFEGVPSPMINPGWIDMVIFRENTEDIYAGIEWMAGTPEVKKVIKFFQDEMGVNQIRFPETSSIGVKPVSIEGSERLIRSAINYAILKGRKSVTLVHKGNIMKFTEGAFKSWGYELAEREYGDKVFTWAQYDRIKDAEGEAAANNAQSKAESEGKIIIKDSIADAFLQQIQLRPKEYDVIATLNLNGDYVSDALAASVGGIGIAPGANINYQTGHAIFEATHGTAPKYANQDKVNPSSVILSAAMMMEYLGWDEAGELIQKGLSGAIASKKVTYDFHRLMEGAELKKCSEFGDEIIKNM